From Arcticibacter tournemirensis, one genomic window encodes:
- a CDS encoding glycoside hydrolase family 65 protein, whose product MKNYIKVDEWKIIEEGFDPHVNKISESIFSIGNGRMGQRANFEEKYTGETLQGNYVAGVYYPDKTRVGWWKNGYPEYFAKVLNAANWIGIDIRIGNETLDLNTCKVKEFSRILHMKEGYLERSFIAELSGGREVKVHSRRFCSIVDDETGAIFYSVTPLNFSDVVTITPFVDGDVKNADSNYDEKFWDEVHQETGDKSALLVMRTKKTGFNVCTGMMFSVVSADGQGDYPSQPFSRNKYVAHEVEVNGVEGKEITVRKYVANLSSENYPVEILRDECQKTLRRIAAKGFDKMLVEQAAAWALKWQESDIVIEGDAAAQQGIRFNIFQLNQTYTGEDARLNIGPKGFTGEKYGGSTYWDTEAYCVPFYLATAPPDVTRNLLIYRYKHLEKAIENAAKLGFTNGAALYPMVTMNGEECHNEWEITFEEIHRNGAIAYAIFNYIRYTGDKEYLTDYGLEVLIGIARFWRQRVNWSSDRNQYVMLGVTGPNEYENNVNNNWYTSTIACWCMEYAIEAMGYVRESNAEKYRSLVSKLHLNEHEETSAWKHIIDNMYFPESKELGVFLQQDGYLDKEQTLVKDLNEAERPLNQKWSWDRILRSVFIKQADVLQGIYFFEERYDEATIRRNFDFYEPRTVHESSLSPCVHAILAAKLGDEQRAYEFYLRTSRLDLDDYNNDTEDGLHITSMAGTWMSVVEGFAGMRVRNDALHFNPFLPAKWSSFSFNILFRGAILNVRIEREYVTLSNQSEKPLTVCVFDKPYEVNGGGEVRAEYKPVAGNV is encoded by the coding sequence ATGAAGAATTACATAAAAGTTGATGAGTGGAAAATCATAGAGGAAGGGTTTGATCCACATGTGAATAAGATATCAGAAAGTATCTTCAGCATTGGCAATGGCCGCATGGGGCAGAGAGCCAATTTTGAGGAAAAATATACAGGCGAAACGTTGCAGGGAAACTATGTCGCCGGAGTTTACTATCCCGATAAGACCAGGGTAGGCTGGTGGAAAAATGGCTATCCTGAATACTTTGCAAAAGTGCTTAATGCGGCAAACTGGATAGGAATCGACATCCGGATTGGCAATGAGACTCTTGATCTCAATACATGTAAGGTAAAAGAATTCAGCCGGATACTTCACATGAAGGAGGGCTACCTGGAGCGTTCGTTTATCGCAGAGCTTTCAGGAGGAAGGGAGGTGAAAGTTCATTCCAGGCGTTTTTGCAGTATTGTAGATGATGAAACCGGGGCTATATTTTACTCTGTAACCCCCCTGAACTTTAGTGATGTGGTAACTATCACTCCTTTTGTCGACGGAGATGTGAAAAATGCAGACTCGAATTATGACGAAAAGTTCTGGGATGAAGTTCATCAGGAAACTGGTGATAAAAGCGCCCTGCTGGTAATGCGTACTAAAAAAACAGGATTTAATGTATGCACCGGTATGATGTTCAGCGTGGTTTCTGCCGACGGACAAGGCGACTATCCCTCTCAACCATTCAGCCGTAATAAGTACGTTGCTCATGAAGTAGAGGTTAACGGTGTAGAGGGTAAGGAGATTACAGTACGTAAATATGTAGCTAACCTTTCATCTGAAAACTACCCTGTTGAAATCTTAAGAGATGAATGCCAGAAGACGCTTCGTAGAATCGCAGCCAAAGGCTTCGATAAAATGCTCGTTGAGCAGGCGGCGGCCTGGGCCCTGAAATGGCAGGAAAGTGATATAGTGATAGAGGGCGATGCGGCAGCGCAGCAGGGAATCCGTTTTAATATCTTTCAGCTCAATCAAACTTATACCGGTGAGGATGCACGGCTCAATATTGGGCCAAAAGGGTTTACAGGCGAGAAGTATGGTGGTTCTACTTACTGGGATACTGAGGCTTATTGCGTGCCTTTTTATCTCGCTACAGCTCCTCCTGATGTTACGCGAAACCTGTTGATCTATAGATATAAACATCTGGAAAAGGCTATTGAGAATGCAGCAAAGTTAGGTTTTACTAATGGTGCGGCTCTTTATCCCATGGTTACCATGAACGGTGAGGAGTGCCACAACGAATGGGAGATAACGTTCGAGGAGATTCACCGCAACGGAGCTATAGCGTACGCGATTTTCAATTATATCCGCTATACAGGCGATAAGGAATACCTAACAGACTATGGACTGGAAGTGCTGATTGGTATTGCACGCTTCTGGCGCCAGCGGGTAAACTGGAGCTCCGACCGGAACCAGTACGTTATGCTGGGAGTTACGGGGCCGAATGAGTATGAGAATAATGTGAATAACAACTGGTATACCAGCACCATTGCATGCTGGTGTATGGAGTATGCTATAGAGGCGATGGGCTATGTACGGGAAAGCAACGCGGAGAAATACCGATCCCTCGTTTCAAAACTGCACCTTAACGAACATGAAGAAACCTCTGCCTGGAAGCATATTATTGATAATATGTATTTTCCGGAGAGCAAGGAGCTGGGTGTGTTCCTTCAGCAGGACGGTTACCTCGACAAGGAACAAACGCTGGTAAAGGATCTGAATGAAGCGGAACGACCGCTGAATCAGAAATGGAGCTGGGACCGCATTCTGCGATCTGTATTTATTAAACAGGCTGATGTACTGCAGGGTATATACTTTTTTGAAGAACGGTATGACGAGGCTACCATACGCAGAAATTTTGACTTCTACGAGCCACGGACGGTGCACGAAAGTTCTCTGTCTCCCTGTGTTCATGCGATACTTGCCGCTAAACTAGGGGATGAGCAACGGGCATACGAGTTTTACCTCCGTACGTCAAGGCTGGATCTCGACGATTATAATAACGATACAGAGGATGGATTGCACATTACGTCTATGGCTGGTACCTGGATGAGTGTTGTTGAAGGCTTTGCGGGCATGAGAGTACGCAATGATGCCCTTCATTTTAATCCTTTTCTTCCTGCAAAGTGGAGTTCATTTTCATTTAATATTCTATTTCGCGGAGCTATTTTGAATGTTAGGATTGAGCGCGAATATGTAACATTGAGTAACCAGTCTGAAAAGCCATTAACGGTTTGTGTCTTCGATAAGCCATATGAAGTAAACGGAGGAGGAGAGGTGCGCGCAGAGTATAAGCCCGTTGCGGGAAATGTCTGA
- a CDS encoding alpha-amylase family protein, with the protein MKKPVSVIRCTNSSFSGMRALIFFFAALFLTACGGQSKHKESMASNQRSADTIRKDKIVIYQMMVRLFGNKNTTNKLYGSKDENGTGKFEDITDKALDELKKLGISHVWYTGVIEHATMTDYSSFGIKPDDPDIVKGRAGSPYAIKDYYDVDPDLAVNVKNRMAEFEKLVERTHKKEMKVIIDFVPNHVARTYNSDAKPNGIRDFGADDDKSKVFDPRNDFYYIPGKSFVVPKGTNAGGDEFKSPLKDGKFSETPAKATGNNVFSASPGLGDWSETIKLNYGVDYQNGEKAQFDPIPPVWTKMRDILLFWAGKKVDGFRCDVAEMVPVQFWNWVIPQVKKDHPEILFIAEAYNPKEYKKYLSVGKFDYLYDKVGLYDALKRLIRNEAKADVKDISHVCNVESKGFSSRMLRFLENHDEERIASAGFAGNPWPAVPAMVISATLSGGPVMIYFGQEVGEPGKGIEGFGGEDNRTSIFDYWGVPEHQKWMNGGAFDGALLSPDQKKLREFYSTLLKFSAASPAITKGSFLELKGEKGWSKKAYAFIRYTAKERVLVVANFDRKKELNTTIYLPDSLLQKIKTNSGKPLIVNGVLSGSSYTIKDLKAGVPVKVGPSQAEILSF; encoded by the coding sequence ATGAAAAAGCCGGTTTCTGTTATCCGTTGTACAAATTCGTCCTTTTCGGGCATGCGGGCACTTATATTTTTCTTTGCTGCACTATTTTTGACTGCCTGTGGTGGTCAATCTAAACACAAGGAAAGTATGGCATCAAATCAGAGGTCCGCTGATACCATCAGGAAGGATAAGATTGTTATTTATCAGATGATGGTTCGCCTGTTTGGTAATAAGAACACGACCAATAAGCTTTACGGCTCGAAGGATGAAAACGGGACTGGTAAATTTGAAGATATTACAGATAAGGCGCTGGATGAGTTAAAGAAGCTTGGGATATCCCATGTATGGTACACAGGGGTAATTGAGCATGCTACTATGACGGATTATTCCTCTTTTGGGATAAAGCCCGATGATCCGGATATTGTAAAAGGCCGCGCCGGATCTCCTTATGCTATAAAAGACTATTACGACGTGGATCCTGATCTGGCTGTTAATGTGAAAAACAGAATGGCTGAATTTGAGAAATTGGTAGAAAGGACGCATAAGAAGGAGATGAAGGTGATTATTGACTTTGTACCGAATCATGTTGCCCGCACATATAACTCAGACGCAAAACCTAATGGGATTCGTGATTTTGGTGCGGATGACGATAAGAGCAAAGTGTTTGATCCGCGGAACGATTTTTACTACATACCGGGTAAGTCGTTTGTCGTCCCCAAGGGCACAAATGCGGGAGGCGATGAATTTAAAAGTCCGTTGAAAGACGGAAAGTTTAGTGAAACGCCCGCAAAAGCAACAGGAAATAATGTTTTTTCTGCAAGCCCCGGACTAGGCGACTGGTCTGAAACTATTAAACTCAATTACGGCGTGGATTATCAGAATGGAGAAAAGGCACAGTTCGATCCCATTCCGCCGGTATGGACAAAGATGAGGGATATCCTGCTTTTTTGGGCCGGGAAGAAAGTAGACGGGTTCAGATGCGATGTAGCAGAGATGGTTCCTGTGCAGTTTTGGAACTGGGTAATCCCCCAGGTAAAGAAGGATCATCCGGAGATCTTGTTTATCGCAGAGGCCTATAATCCCAAAGAGTATAAGAAATATCTCAGCGTTGGTAAGTTTGATTATCTCTACGATAAGGTCGGCTTATACGATGCTCTGAAGAGATTGATAAGAAATGAGGCAAAAGCCGACGTGAAAGATATCAGCCATGTTTGCAACGTCGAGAGTAAGGGCTTTTCATCCAGGATGCTGCGCTTTCTCGAAAATCATGACGAAGAGCGTATAGCTTCGGCTGGTTTTGCCGGAAATCCATGGCCTGCGGTGCCTGCCATGGTGATATCGGCTACTTTATCCGGAGGCCCGGTGATGATTTATTTCGGTCAGGAAGTAGGTGAGCCTGGTAAAGGCATAGAGGGCTTTGGCGGCGAAGATAACCGTACTTCTATTTTTGATTACTGGGGAGTGCCCGAACATCAGAAATGGATGAACGGCGGAGCTTTTGATGGCGCACTTTTATCGCCCGACCAGAAAAAACTAAGAGAGTTCTATTCAACGCTATTGAAGTTCAGTGCTGCTAGTCCCGCGATAACAAAGGGTAGTTTTTTGGAGCTCAAAGGGGAGAAGGGCTGGAGTAAAAAAGCATATGCTTTCATTCGGTATACAGCAAAGGAGCGGGTACTTGTAGTAGCTAATTTTGACAGGAAAAAAGAATTGAACACCACGATTTATCTTCCTGATTCGTTGTTGCAAAAGATAAAGACAAACTCAGGCAAGCCTCTTATTGTGAATGGTGTTCTAAGCGGCAGTTCTTATACTATAAAGGATCTAAAAGCTGGAGTGCCGGTAAAGGTTGGCCCTTCGCAGGCAGAGATCCTGAGTTTTTGA
- a CDS encoding MFS transporter, which produces MNNIIEKPRLSFWQIWNMSFGFFGIQFGFALQNGNASRILQTFGADVEHLSLFWLAAPITGMIVQPIIGHYSDRTWNRLGRRRPYFLSGALLAALALIFMPNSAFLAYLLPPILVGAGLLMLMDASFNVAMEPFRALVADNLPDSQRSVGFSVQTFLIGAGAVLGSWLPYIFSEYCGVSKIAEPGHVPENVVYSFYVGAAVLVATLLWTVITTKEYSPEERLQFHPEEGDADADEKKGILSIFTDFSKMPVTMRQLGLVQFFSWFALFSMWVFTTPAVAEHIYKVAPGDTSSVRFADAANWVGILFGIYNAVSAGYALLLPAISRMTSRKIAHAFSLTAGGLGLLSIYFIQDPKMLIFSMVGIGLAWGSILAMPYAILSGSIPARKMGVYMGIFNFFITFPQIVNGFFGGIMVKQLFHGQAIYALVLGGILMILGAVSVLYVQDGKKLKK; this is translated from the coding sequence ATGAACAATATTATTGAGAAGCCGCGGCTCTCTTTCTGGCAAATATGGAATATGAGCTTTGGCTTTTTTGGAATCCAGTTTGGTTTTGCTCTCCAGAATGGGAACGCCTCAAGAATTTTGCAAACCTTTGGTGCCGATGTAGAACACCTGTCTCTCTTTTGGTTGGCAGCCCCTATTACAGGGATGATTGTTCAGCCGATTATTGGGCATTACAGTGATCGCACATGGAACAGGCTGGGCCGGCGACGCCCGTATTTCCTTAGCGGAGCGCTGCTTGCCGCCCTTGCATTGATATTTATGCCTAACTCGGCTTTCCTTGCCTATTTGCTGCCTCCCATACTCGTCGGTGCTGGTTTATTAATGCTGATGGACGCTTCGTTTAATGTAGCAATGGAGCCTTTTCGCGCGCTTGTGGCGGATAATCTTCCAGACTCGCAGCGTAGCGTAGGGTTTTCCGTTCAGACGTTCCTGATCGGCGCAGGTGCAGTTCTAGGATCATGGCTTCCTTATATCTTTTCAGAATACTGTGGAGTTTCCAAAATAGCGGAGCCGGGGCACGTTCCCGAAAATGTGGTTTATTCCTTTTATGTAGGAGCGGCTGTGCTGGTGGCAACGCTATTGTGGACCGTTATAACGACAAAAGAGTATTCACCCGAAGAACGTTTGCAGTTTCATCCGGAAGAAGGGGACGCAGACGCTGATGAGAAAAAGGGAATTCTGTCTATTTTCACCGACTTTTCGAAGATGCCGGTTACAATGCGTCAACTTGGGTTGGTACAGTTTTTCTCCTGGTTTGCCTTATTTTCCATGTGGGTGTTTACGACGCCAGCGGTTGCCGAGCATATTTATAAAGTTGCCCCCGGTGATACGTCATCTGTTCGTTTTGCCGACGCCGCCAATTGGGTGGGGATTCTATTCGGCATTTACAATGCGGTATCGGCAGGCTACGCTTTGTTGCTGCCTGCTATATCACGTATGACCAGCCGCAAGATAGCCCACGCATTTTCACTCACGGCTGGTGGTTTAGGACTTTTGTCCATTTACTTCATTCAGGATCCTAAAATGCTCATCTTTTCCATGGTCGGCATCGGTTTGGCATGGGGTAGTATTCTGGCTATGCCTTACGCGATATTATCCGGCTCTATTCCGGCTCGCAAGATGGGTGTTTATATGGGCATCTTTAACTTCTTTATCACCTTTCCACAGATTGTGAACGGGTTTTTCGGGGGTATTATGGTGAAACAGCTGTTTCATGGACAGGCGATTTATGCCCTGGTGCTGGGTGGTATCCTGATGATTCTCGGCGCTGTTTCAGTATTGTATGTACAGGATGGGAAAAAGCTGAAGAAATAG